In Selenomonas sp. TAMA-11512, a genomic segment contains:
- the cydB gene encoding cytochrome d ubiquinol oxidase subunit II — MELQILWFVLIVVLFTGFFFLEGFDYGVGMLLPFVGKSDIERRQVLRTILPVWDGNEVWMITAGGASFAAFPHFYATMFSTFYLALFLMLVCLILRGIAFELRDRSESLTWRKNWDKAIVFGSTVPALLWGIAVTDLIAGLPINANMTYMGGFFGLLSPYSVIGGLTFVFVFAFHGAAFLSLRLANQSLIDRAQSIAKKAGALAVVFFVLCMVLTYMYTDLYDNTLAAAALILAAVFFLIGYFSLMVGASKRAFIGSSLAIVCTTVAFFAGLFPRLMVSSFDPAYSLTIYNSSSTPYTLFIMTIAAGILVPIVLAYQIYTYYIFRKRVTEKDLGHY; from the coding sequence ATGGAGCTCCAAATCTTATGGTTTGTCTTGATCGTCGTCCTCTTCACAGGGTTCTTCTTCCTTGAGGGTTTCGACTATGGCGTCGGTATGCTTCTTCCCTTTGTCGGCAAGTCGGACATCGAACGCCGTCAGGTGCTTCGAACCATCCTGCCCGTATGGGACGGAAATGAAGTCTGGATGATTACCGCCGGCGGCGCTTCATTTGCCGCTTTCCCGCATTTCTATGCAACGATGTTCTCCACCTTCTATCTCGCACTTTTCTTGATGCTTGTCTGCTTGATCTTACGAGGTATCGCTTTCGAGCTTCGTGACCGCAGTGAATCGCTTACATGGCGTAAAAACTGGGATAAAGCGATTGTCTTTGGCAGCACGGTGCCTGCTCTTCTCTGGGGCATTGCTGTGACTGATCTCATTGCCGGGCTTCCCATCAATGCGAACATGACCTACATGGGCGGCTTCTTCGGTCTCCTTTCTCCATACTCCGTGATTGGCGGTCTCACATTTGTATTCGTCTTTGCATTCCATGGGGCGGCCTTCCTTTCACTGCGCCTTGCTAATCAATCTCTGATTGATCGCGCGCAGTCGATTGCCAAAAAAGCAGGTGCACTTGCTGTTGTTTTCTTTGTACTCTGCATGGTACTTACTTACATGTATACGGATCTTTACGACAATACGCTCGCAGCGGCTGCACTCATACTGGCTGCCGTCTTCTTCCTCATCGGCTATTTTTCCCTTATGGTCGGCGCTTCAAAGCGCGCTTTTATCGGCTCCTCACTTGCCATCGTCTGCACGACGGTTGCTTTTTTCGCAGGACTTTTCCCCCGCTTGATGGTATCCAGCTTTGATCCCGCCTATAGCCTTACGATTTACAATTCCTCATCGACACCTTACACGCTCTTTATCATGACGATTGCAGCCGGCATTCTTGTCCCGATCGTACTTGCATATCAGATTTACACCTATTACATCTTCCGTAAACGTGTAACGGAAAAAGACCTCGGACACTATTGA
- a CDS encoding ATP-binding cassette domain-containing protein — MKHAFLSSFLKSEKHCLLKIAGIKFLAAAAAASAAFMTAAIINGVFLEGMDIEKAAPHLAVLLFLLSFRHLLTGHAGIMADALSAALRQTTRRRLHKSLLDASPLDGKIAGNRHLFALFTETADGLDDLARQLIPLVLEILVTLPFFFFLALFIDPWTAGLFFLTFPITPFLLYLIGRVTGKASAREWNHLSKLTANFSELLAAIPSLKMWNQTEGQITRLSKLSDDFSSSSLSVLRLAFVSAFVLELITTLSIALIAVSIGLRLINGMITFFPAFYALLLAPLFYQPLRESGLAFHAGVHAIAAYKELALFLDDHPAEKPRYTATTQMPPGFTLDHVSFSYTNRASKALYNISLHIPANRITVLTGTSGIGKSTVLRLLAGFSTPTEGVIYLNDLPLHSIDPEFYTSRIAYIPQDPYIFRATLRENITMEFGQDASSMPCAPTDEKILSALQDASLSYLATPRGLQSRLGQGAVTLSFGERRRLGLARAIYQDAPIWLLDEITAGLDRENEAMILSTLEAYKKCRTIVMTAHRPTVLAIADTIINIEAEVSHA; from the coding sequence ATGAAGCACGCCTTTCTCTCATCTTTCTTAAAATCGGAAAAGCATTGTCTCCTTAAAATTGCCGGTATAAAGTTTCTTGCAGCCGCTGCGGCTGCCTCAGCGGCCTTCATGACGGCCGCAATAATTAACGGCGTCTTCTTAGAGGGAATGGATATCGAGAAAGCAGCACCTCATCTTGCGGTGCTGCTTTTTCTACTGTCCTTCCGCCATCTTCTGACAGGACATGCCGGAATCATGGCCGATGCCCTATCTGCAGCTCTGCGGCAAACAACACGCAGGAGACTGCACAAATCCTTACTCGACGCATCTCCGCTTGACGGGAAAATCGCAGGCAATCGACATCTCTTCGCACTATTTACAGAAACCGCGGACGGTCTGGATGATTTGGCGCGTCAGCTGATTCCGCTTGTGCTGGAGATCCTTGTAACGCTGCCTTTTTTCTTTTTCCTCGCACTCTTTATAGATCCGTGGACTGCGGGACTGTTCTTTTTGACGTTTCCCATCACCCCCTTCCTGCTTTATCTGATTGGGCGTGTGACAGGCAAGGCAAGCGCCCGCGAATGGAACCATCTTTCAAAATTAACAGCAAATTTTTCTGAACTCCTTGCAGCCATTCCTTCCTTGAAAATGTGGAATCAAACAGAAGGACAGATTACAAGGCTTTCAAAACTCAGTGATGACTTTTCCTCTTCTTCCCTTTCTGTTCTGCGGCTGGCCTTTGTATCCGCCTTTGTATTGGAACTCATCACGACACTTTCCATTGCATTGATTGCTGTCAGTATCGGCTTGCGGCTCATCAATGGCATGATCACGTTTTTCCCCGCCTTCTATGCACTTCTGCTGGCTCCACTTTTCTACCAACCCCTGCGTGAAAGCGGACTTGCTTTTCATGCAGGAGTCCATGCCATAGCTGCCTACAAAGAGCTTGCACTCTTTTTGGATGACCATCCAGCGGAAAAGCCGCGCTATACAGCGACAACACAAATGCCTCCCGGATTCACATTGGATCATGTTTCTTTTTCCTACACGAACCGAGCATCAAAAGCTCTCTATAATATCTCCCTGCACATCCCTGCCAATCGAATAACTGTATTAACAGGTACGAGCGGTATCGGAAAATCAACCGTTCTTCGCCTTTTAGCGGGATTTTCCACACCTACGGAAGGCGTGATATACTTAAATGACCTTCCGCTTCACTCCATCGACCCGGAGTTCTATACTTCCAGGATTGCTTATATTCCACAAGATCCATACATCTTTCGTGCCACCTTGCGTGAGAACATCACAATGGAGTTTGGACAGGATGCCTCCTCTATGCCATGCGCACCCACAGATGAAAAGATTCTATCCGCGCTGCAGGACGCCTCACTTTCCTACTTAGCCACCCCCAGAGGACTCCAATCTCGTTTAGGGCAGGGAGCCGTCACACTCTCCTTTGGCGAGCGGCGCAGACTGGGACTTGCCCGCGCTATATATCAAGATGCTCCGATTTGGCTTTTAGATGAAATCACCGCCGGCCTTGACCGTGAAAACGAAGCTATGATTCTGTCCACACTTGAGGCCTACAAGAAGTGTCGAACCATTGTAATGACAGCGCATCGACCGACTGTTCTTGCCATTGCCGACACGATTATCAATATCGAAGCAGAGGTGAGCCATGCATAA